Proteins encoded together in one Bos indicus x Bos taurus breed Angus x Brahman F1 hybrid chromosome 28, Bos_hybrid_MaternalHap_v2.0, whole genome shotgun sequence window:
- the MRPS16 gene encoding 28S ribosomal protein S16, mitochondrial, with protein sequence MVQLTTVLCKAYRGGHLTIRLALGGCTNRPFYRIVAAHNKCPRDGRFVEQLGSYDPMPNSHGEKLVALNLDRIRHWIGCGAHLSKPVEKLLGLSGFFPLHPMVITNAERLRRKRAQEVLLAAQKTDTEATETKEN encoded by the exons ATGGTCCAGCTCA CTACTGTCCTTTGCAAGGCCTACCGTGGAGGCCACTTAACCATCCGCCTTGCGCTCGGTGGCTGTACCAACAGGCCTTTCTACCGCATCGTGGCTGCTCACAACAAGTGTCCCAGGGATGGCCGTTTCGTAGAGCAGCTGGGCTCCTATGATCCAATGCCCAACAGTCATGGAGAGAAACTCGTTGCTCTCAACCTGGACCGGATCCGGCATTGGATTGGCTGTGGAGCCCACCTCTCAAAGCCTGTGGAAAAGCTTCTGG GTCTTTCTGGCTTTTTCCCTCTGCACCCGATGGTGATCACAAATGCTGAGAGGCTGCGACGGAAACGGGCACAAGAAGTCCTCTTAGCGGCTCAGAAAACAGATACAGAGgctacagaaacaaaagagaactgA
- the DNAJC9 gene encoding dnaJ homolog subfamily C member 9, which translates to MGLLELCEELFGTADLYQVLGVRREASDGEIRRGYHKVSLQVHPDRVGEGDKEDATRRFQILGKVYSVLSDKEQRTLYDEQGTVDEDSDVLSQDRDWEAYWRLLFKKISLEDIQAFEKTYKGSEEELTDIKQAYLDFKGDMDQIMESVLCVQYTEEPRIRHIIQQAIDAGEVPSYNAFVKESKQKMNARKRRAQEEAKEAEMSRKELGLDEGVDNLKVAIQSRQKDRQKEMDNFLAQMEAKYCKPSKRGGKKTTLKKEKK; encoded by the exons ATGGGGCTTCTGGAACTGTGCGAAGAACTATTCGGCACCGCCGACCTTTACCAAGTATTGGGCGTGCGGCGCGAGGCCTCAGACGGCGAGATCCGACGCGGCTATCACAAGGTGTCCCTGCAGGTGCACCCGGATCGGGTGGGCGAGGGCGACAAAGAAGACGCCACCCGCCGCTTCCAG ATCCTTGGAAAGGTCTACTCCGTTCTGAGTGACAAAGAACAGAGAACATTATACGATGAACAGGGAACAGTGGACGAGGATTCTGATGTGCTCAGCCAAGACCGGGACTGGGAGGCCTATTGGAGATTACTCTTTAAAAAG ATATCTCTGGAAGACATTCAGGCTTTTGAGAAGACATACAAAGGTTCTGAAGAAGAGCTGACTGATATTAAACAGGCCTATCTGGACTTCAAGGGTGACATGGATCAGATTATGGagtctgtgctgtgtgtgcaatacacagaagaacccaGGATAAGGCACATTATTCAACAAGCCATTGATGCTGGAGAGGTCCCATCCTATAATGCCTTTGTCAAAGAATCGAAGCAGAAGATGAATGCAAGGAAAAGGAGG GCTCAGGAAGAGGCTAAAGAAGCAGAAATGAGCAGGAAGGAGTTGGGGCTTGATGAAGGAGTGGATAACTTGAAAGTAGCCATTCAG AGCAGACAAAAGGATCGGCAAAAGGAAATGGACAATTTTCTGGCTCAGATGGAAGCAAAGTACTGCAAACCTTCCAAACGAGGAGGGAAAAAAACGActctcaagaaagaaaagaaataa